The stretch of DNA GAAGATTGCCAAATAATGCTAATTTCTGGTTTTCTTTTATTGAAGGGGAATCTTTAGTTACCCAACTTGATCTTTTAGGAGCTGCTGTTTCAACCGGCTCTGCCTGTTCTTCTGCAAAATTAGAACCAAGCCATATTCTTTTGGCAATCGGCTTAAAACCCCAGGAAGCTCACGGCTCTTTAAGGATTTCTTTGGGCAGATGGACAAAAGAAAAAGATATTGATTATTTAATCAAGGTATTGCCTGGGATAGTTAAGAAATTAAGAAAAATCTCACCATTTAAACATGAATAAATCTGGTCCCTATTCAAAAAAAGTTATTGAGCATTTTTCAAGTCCTCATAATTACGGAAAAATAAAAAATCCTTCTGGCATTGGAAAAGTGGGGAACATCGTTTGCGGCGATGTCCTCTGGCTTTATATTAAAGTAGAGAAAGATAGAATTAAGGATATAAAGTATGAGACTTTTGGCTGCGTGGCTGCAATTAGCACCAGTAGTGTTGTTACTGATTTGGCGAAAGGAAAAATCCTGGAAGAGGCACTAAAGATTGACAGTAACAAAGTTGT from Patescibacteria group bacterium encodes:
- a CDS encoding iron-sulfur cluster assembly scaffold protein, which codes for MNKSGPYSKKVIEHFSSPHNYGKIKNPSGIGKVGNIVCGDVLWLYIKVEKDRIKDIKYETFGCVAAISTSSVVTDLAKGKILEEALKIDSNKVVKSLGGLPSLKYHCSLLGVDALSEAIYDYLLKNKKEIPEELQKRHQKIEKERKEIEKRYKKWMK